The genomic segment GCACTGGCAGTGCTACTAACAGCTAACGCTGTCAGTAGCACTAGGCTGTTAAAGCTTGCCTTCAATGCCAACATAGAATTCACGACCGTGAAGTGGACCATATATGTAAGCAACGTCATAGCCGCCATCAGCATCATAAAACAGTGGTGATTCCCCTTCTTCAATTTGGGTATAGTTAAAGATATTTGATAAGCCGCCGTAGACTTTGATTTGGTCTGTTAGGCTGTACTGTACTTTTACATCAGATACTGTAAAGGCAGGTGCATCTTGGCTTTTAAGCGAGCTAGGGTCACCTTTGATGTCATAACCTTCGTAACCGTAATCGGTTAAGTCACGCTCGCCAAACCATGTGGTATTCCAAAATACGGTGAAATCGTCAGTTTTCCACTCAAGCTCAATACCTGCACGGGTTTCAACCGGAGCAATTGAGTATGAAGAGCGAAATACGTCGTTATAATCAAAGTATTCAGCACTGGCATTAATGGTAAGCTCATCAGTTAGGCTGTAACCCGCCACGATGTCGACTGTAGTGACTGATGCATCTTCATCAAGCTGAGTCAGAATTGGTACACCGTCGTCAGTTTCTTGCAGTGATGCTAAGTTTTGCACGTTTGAATGCGCGACTGAGAAGGTTCCCGTTAATGTGCCAGCATCATAGCTTAAGGCATAGTTAGCTGATAACGATTCTTCTAATGAATCGACGTCAATCAGGTAGCCTTTTTCAGAGTCTAGAATACCGTGGTCAGTTTCAAAGAATGATAATGGCGCGCGGTAGCCTCGACCTGCAGATAAGCGAGAAGTCCATGTGTCACTGTGGAAATAACGCATGTCGACACGAGGGGCGATAAAGGTTTCGTCGATTTCAGTGCCAGGTTTTTTGTCATCAACAAAATCAGCGGTCACTTTGTCTACCCGAAGTGCCATCGCGATTTCAATATCGTCAGTAGGAGTCCATGTATCTTGAATGAATACGCCTTTAACATCGTAATCAAATGAGTCACTGACATAAGCTTCAACGTCTTGCAGCGCATCGGTATGCGAGCGCATTTCTTCGGTGCGAATATCTGCGCCGTAGGTTAAAAAGTGATTGTCGGTCAGTTCTGTATCAAACTTAGCTCGGGCATAGTACATGGTGTCTTTTGCACGGTAATCAATGCCTTCATAAAAAGAGTCTTGCTCGTGTCTTGCATAGCTTACGGCAAACTCAGAGGTGGTGTAATCGGTTAGTTCGCTTAACCATTTAATGTAGGCTTCGTCACGGTTGGTTTCAATCCACTCAGTGGTTTCCCACGCTTTACCTATGTACTCATTACGGACATCATCACCAACAAATAAGCTATCAGACTCTACGCCATCATAGCTGCTGATCGCCTCTTGAATAGAGCCAACATTGTCGCCAATCACAGGGCCACCAAAGATCTCGCTCCGCACTTTTGCTACACGCAGGTGAATGTTATTGGTGTCGTTTAAATCATGGCTGACTAACGAACTGACGGTATAGTTCTCTTGGAAAGGCGCTTCACTAACACCATTATCATCATGATCTTCCTGATCTTGTTTATCATATTGGCCGATTAAGGTGATACCCGTTTTGCCGTCATCTGAAATTCCTGTTGCCATTCCTTTCATTGCGGTGAAGTCATGTGATCCCTTAGCGATATCAACAGACACTTCGTTTTCGTAGGCTTGTTTAGTGACAACGTTTACGGTTCCGCCAATCGCTTCTGGGGCAATCAAGGAAGCGCCTGCGCCACGTGCAATTTCGATACGGTCAACACCCGTGGTTGAAATCGCATCAACCGCATAGTAACCAGAAATCATAGTATGTGTTGGTAGGCCATCTACTAAAATTGTCGTATGTTCGCCTTTCATACCATTGAGCATGATGCGCTTAACACCACACATTGAACATTCATTTGAAACATTCACGCCGGGTTCATTATTGATTGCATCAGTTAAACTCAAGGCGTTTTTGTTTTGAATCATCAGTTCATCCAACACTTCTGTTTTTTGAATGACATCTTTCAAACGACCATCTTGCTGTAATTTTTGACGCACACCTCTGACTTCAATTTTCTCGATTTCATCATCGGTGGCTGTGGTCTCAGCTTGAGCCGAAAAGGTCAGTGCGCTGAGTATTGCTGCGGCTAAAATTGAATGCTTCATATTGTCAACTTTTGTGATTGTTAGTGTATGTAAATGTTGCTTTCGTGCTGCACTTGTTAAGCTTGTTGCAATTTTATGACGTAGATAAAGCTGATACAAATGATAATGATTAGCATTTGCTCTAATTGTGGGCTGGTGCACAAAGGTGTGAATTACTTGGTTTTATAGATGATCTAGATCAATAAATGTTGTGATTCATTTTGCTGTGTTTGGTGTGTAAATGACATATATCAGCTAAAAGTGGAGGCGTTTGCGATTTAATAAACTGCCAAGGATGTTAATTTTAGTATTTCCTTTATCATGTTTTTGGGCATGAAAAATGCCATTTAAAAGCTGTAATCACTTTTCCCTACATGATTAGAACGGCTTGTTCTTCAATTGAAACAAGCATCTATCGAAGATTTATTGCTTCAGTGTTATTATCAAAAAAATAACAACTATATATCATTTGTTTTTATGCTTGAGCTGAGTGTATGGAATAAAACATTTTCAAAGAAAGCGGCGTGTGTTGGTTTCCAACATATGAGGCTGGTGATGATACTTTTTTACTCAGTCATGTCAT from the Shewanella japonica genome contains:
- a CDS encoding TonB-dependent receptor plug domain-containing protein, with amino-acid sequence MKHSILAAAILSALTFSAQAETTATDDEIEKIEVRGVRQKLQQDGRLKDVIQKTEVLDELMIQNKNALSLTDAINNEPGVNVSNECSMCGVKRIMLNGMKGEHTTILVDGLPTHTMISGYYAVDAISTTGVDRIEIARGAGASLIAPEAIGGTVNVVTKQAYENEVSVDIAKGSHDFTAMKGMATGISDDGKTGITLIGQYDKQDQEDHDDNGVSEAPFQENYTVSSLVSHDLNDTNNIHLRVAKVRSEIFGGPVIGDNVGSIQEAISSYDGVESDSLFVGDDVRNEYIGKAWETTEWIETNRDEAYIKWLSELTDYTTSEFAVSYARHEQDSFYEGIDYRAKDTMYYARAKFDTELTDNHFLTYGADIRTEEMRSHTDALQDVEAYVSDSFDYDVKGVFIQDTWTPTDDIEIAMALRVDKVTADFVDDKKPGTEIDETFIAPRVDMRYFHSDTWTSRLSAGRGYRAPLSFFETDHGILDSEKGYLIDVDSLEESLSANYALSYDAGTLTGTFSVAHSNVQNLASLQETDDGVPILTQLDEDASVTTVDIVAGYSLTDELTINASAEYFDYNDVFRSSYSIAPVETRAGIELEWKTDDFTVFWNTTWFGERDLTDYGYEGYDIKGDPSSLKSQDAPAFTVSDVKVQYSLTDQIKVYGGLSNIFNYTQIEEGESPLFYDADGGYDVAYIYGPLHGREFYVGIEGKL